From the Chitinophaga lutea genome, one window contains:
- a CDS encoding amidohydrolase family protein, which yields MMRNGINRRNFVRNIAASASGMLLGNRLLAAAGEERPPSPVKDRIKEMMRYRKLDSHVHVGLSKDGPEVNVDFMDRLGIERMYISKPIAKPTATPDDFRAANNLMLDCMKRYPGKLVGMTTLNPQYPKESLEEIKRCTGEGMVGVKVYYQVKISDPLFYPIVEKLIDLKMIMLMHAEASLGIGGYRMKYDRKIKPNVSTPEDFIAIATRYPEAMFQYAHTGGGPDWEYACKALRNYRNVYVDVSGSNNENNMVEFAVEHVGEDRVLFGTDNMYYHGVGKLIDARLTDAQKRKIFFDNYNNILRKGGYHVD from the coding sequence ATGATGCGAAATGGAATCAACAGGAGGAACTTCGTGCGCAATATAGCCGCATCGGCCTCCGGCATGCTGCTGGGCAACCGCCTGCTCGCCGCCGCGGGCGAAGAGAGGCCGCCCTCCCCGGTGAAAGACCGGATAAAGGAAATGATGCGTTACCGGAAACTGGATTCGCACGTGCACGTGGGACTGTCGAAAGACGGCCCGGAAGTGAACGTGGACTTTATGGACCGCCTCGGCATCGAGCGCATGTACATCTCCAAACCGATCGCCAAACCCACCGCCACGCCGGACGATTTCAGGGCGGCCAATAACCTCATGCTCGACTGTATGAAACGTTACCCGGGTAAACTGGTGGGCATGACCACTCTTAACCCTCAATACCCGAAAGAGTCGCTGGAAGAAATCAAACGCTGCACCGGCGAAGGCATGGTAGGGGTGAAGGTGTATTACCAGGTGAAAATCAGCGATCCGCTCTTTTATCCCATCGTGGAAAAACTCATCGACCTGAAGATGATCATGCTCATGCACGCGGAAGCTTCGCTGGGCATCGGCGGTTACCGCATGAAATACGACCGGAAAATCAAACCCAACGTGTCGACCCCGGAAGATTTCATCGCCATCGCCACCCGCTACCCCGAGGCGATGTTCCAGTACGCGCATACCGGCGGCGGGCCCGACTGGGAATATGCCTGCAAGGCGCTCCGCAACTACCGCAATGTGTACGTGGATGTTTCGGGCAGCAACAACGAAAACAACATGGTGGAGTTTGCGGTGGAACATGTGGGGGAAGACCGTGTGCTGTTCGGCACCGACAACATGTATTACCACGGCGTGGGCAAACTCATCGACGCCCGGCTGACCGACGCGCAGAAACGCAAGATCTTTTTCGATAACTATAACAACATCCTGAGAAAAGGAGGCTACCATGTTGATTGA
- a CDS encoding amidohydrolase family protein, producing MLIDINAYTGHWPFKRLRGNTCRGVLDRMNEYGTDLSVITNLQGVFYKNTQSANEELYDEIRSQRAFRDRFMPFAVINPIYAGWKDDFKTCTEKLGMKGIRVFPNYHDYTMTEPALIELVKMARDKGIPVALTMRIVDERQRSWMDLATEWSLKDYLPLVQAVPDAKYMLLNLSTGVVLTPEEEALVKKADVLFDTSGRHIGHMGNFIKRFGNDRFAFGTHFPVLDYYTGLLRIESMREGEGDREALRYKNAQRFLQL from the coding sequence ATGTTGATTGATATCAATGCATATACAGGGCACTGGCCCTTCAAACGCCTGCGCGGCAATACCTGCCGGGGCGTGCTCGACAGGATGAACGAATACGGCACGGACCTGTCGGTGATCACCAACCTGCAGGGCGTATTTTACAAAAATACCCAGTCGGCCAACGAGGAACTGTACGATGAAATACGATCCCAGCGGGCCTTCCGTGACCGTTTTATGCCCTTCGCCGTGATCAACCCGATCTACGCCGGCTGGAAAGACGATTTCAAAACCTGTACGGAAAAGCTGGGCATGAAGGGCATCCGCGTGTTTCCCAATTACCACGATTATACGATGACCGAACCGGCCCTGATCGAGCTGGTGAAAATGGCGCGCGACAAGGGCATACCGGTAGCGTTGACGATGCGCATCGTGGACGAGCGGCAGCGTTCCTGGATGGACCTCGCCACGGAATGGTCGCTGAAAGATTACCTGCCGCTGGTGCAGGCCGTGCCCGACGCGAAGTACATGCTGCTGAACCTCAGCACCGGCGTGGTGCTGACGCCGGAAGAAGAGGCGCTGGTCAAAAAAGCGGACGTGTTGTTCGACACCTCCGGCCGCCACATCGGGCACATGGGAAATTTTATCAAACGTTTCGGGAACGACCGGTTCGCCTTCGGCACCCACTTCCCCGTACTGGATTATTACACCGGCCTGCTGCGGATCGAATCGATGCGGGAAGGGGAAGGCGACAGGGAGGCCCTCCGGTATAAAAACGCGCAACGCTTTTTGCAATTGTAA
- a CDS encoding DegT/DnrJ/EryC1/StrS family aminotransferase, with translation MTNNNRGRRQFLGQLTAVTLAGMIPSPLLAFSGNSSSLAALGGRPVRPAPKTWPKWPYVDDRMVEEVVKTTKSGIWSRIQARTNGNVATFEQRFAALLGAKYSLGTGSGTQALAICVAALGIGPGDEVITSPYTDFGTISAIITNRALPVMADLDPASYQLDPADVERKITPATKAIMPVHMMGLPADMDRIMAIAAKHKLKVIEDACQGVLATHRGRTLGSIGELGCFSFQASKQIACGEGGAIICNDAALMDACFTVHNHGTDKAGKHVTIGPKYRMNEFEAAVLLGQLPTVVERFKLRNRNADYLTEKLKGFKGLVPQKKYAGTESGSYYNYAMSYKKEHFNNATRAQFLKALAAEGIAMSGYIPRGMHREPWVDYLVEQPDYKKMYSPARLQAFREAARQLPGCDQVCDEMVAMHGCGTLIAGTADMDDVVKAIMKVYDHRDKLAAL, from the coding sequence ATGACGAACAACAACCGGGGCCGCCGTCAATTTCTCGGCCAGCTCACCGCCGTTACCCTCGCCGGTATGATCCCTTCCCCGCTGCTGGCTTTTTCCGGGAACAGCAGCAGTCTTGCAGCACTGGGCGGCCGGCCGGTAAGGCCCGCGCCTAAAACGTGGCCGAAGTGGCCGTATGTAGACGACCGGATGGTGGAGGAAGTGGTGAAGACGACGAAGAGCGGCATCTGGAGCAGGATACAGGCGCGCACCAACGGCAATGTGGCCACCTTCGAGCAGCGGTTCGCTGCCTTGCTCGGCGCAAAATACAGCCTCGGTACCGGCTCCGGCACACAGGCCCTCGCCATTTGCGTGGCGGCGCTGGGCATCGGGCCCGGCGACGAAGTGATTACGTCCCCCTACACCGATTTCGGCACCATCTCCGCCATCATCACCAACAGGGCGCTGCCTGTGATGGCCGATCTCGATCCCGCATCCTATCAGCTCGACCCGGCGGATGTGGAGCGCAAAATCACCCCGGCCACCAAAGCCATCATGCCCGTGCATATGATGGGCCTGCCGGCGGACATGGACCGCATCATGGCCATTGCCGCCAAACACAAACTGAAAGTGATCGAAGACGCCTGCCAGGGCGTACTGGCCACCCACCGCGGCCGCACGCTGGGCAGCATCGGCGAGCTCGGCTGTTTCAGTTTCCAGGCGAGCAAACAGATCGCCTGCGGCGAAGGCGGGGCCATTATCTGCAACGACGCCGCGCTGATGGACGCCTGTTTCACCGTGCACAATCACGGCACCGACAAAGCCGGCAAACACGTGACCATCGGCCCGAAATACCGTATGAACGAATTCGAGGCGGCGGTGCTGCTCGGCCAGTTGCCCACCGTTGTGGAGCGCTTCAAACTCCGTAACCGGAACGCCGATTACCTCACGGAAAAACTCAAAGGTTTCAAAGGGCTCGTGCCGCAGAAAAAATACGCCGGCACCGAAAGCGGCAGTTATTACAACTACGCGATGAGTTACAAAAAGGAACATTTCAACAACGCGACCCGCGCGCAATTCCTCAAGGCGCTGGCCGCCGAAGGCATCGCCATGAGCGGCTACATCCCCCGCGGCATGCACCGCGAGCCCTGGGTGGATTACCTCGTGGAGCAGCCCGATTATAAAAAGATGTACAGTCCCGCCCGCCTGCAGGCTTTCCGTGAAGCGGCGCGCCAGCTGCCCGGCTGCGACCAGGTGTGTGATGAAATGGTGGCCATGCACGGCTGCGGCACTCTCATCGCCGGCACCGCCGATATGGACGATGTGGTGAAAGCCATCATGAAAGTGTACGACCACCGCGACAAGCTGGCGGCTTTGTAA
- a CDS encoding non-ribosomal peptide synthetase family protein, translating to MKTSHLQTDDIPVSGIALTADEKHTLLHLFNDTRHEFPAHETLMSLFARQVRQTPLHTAVECQGRSITYQELDEQSNRVANCLLAHDAGAGKFVPVWFDRSIEWLAAVIGILKTGAAYIPIDPAYPLKRVEYILSDAGAALIITGKTHGASLQQGGGTKILYIEDMAAFDATPVATPANELAYVIYTSGSTGNPKGVMIRQEAVVNLITWHIHRFGVSTASRLTLVAGLAFDISVWEIWSALLSGATLCIAGNEERTHAQTLLEFYRRNRITHAFTPAVLAPGIVERSSGDKSLQLEYLFTGGEQLQPVLTGSLSYTLVDYYGPTECTIFATYRLVKDKNGAYVSSIGTPVANTQAYVIGQQDELLPVGATGELCISGICLSPGYLHNETLTAEKFIPHPFIPGEKLYRTGDLACRLPDGSIRFLGRIDNQVKIRGFRIELGEIERSLLKIPGISNAVVIAKENTRHQKYLIAFYVQEGAPDLATIRQELRAELPGYMIPAQFIPVAAIPLTPNGKADKARLAELAAQHAEDTVLAEPPSNDTERVISEIWARELERPVINMTDNFFDIGGDSLLVAVVTAAMRHHLQVKTYMRDIYEYPVLQDLAAMLIGRATEGEQELPVEDVEPYVELQNDVFLAPGTSFAGTFDASVLSKPSAIFLTGATGFVGIHLLADLLQQTSADIYCLVRAKDEYQAMEKIMQCFSRYRIDVALELQKRIIPVTGDLSKIFLGLPEKQYRFLSQKIDVIYHSGSSVNFIEPYSYMKAPNVTGIREIIRLAGAVKLKCLVLLSTISVYSWGHVFTHKTVMKETDDIAQNLLAVSKDIGYVRSKWVMEAIADLAAAEGLPVITYRLGYAMCHSTSGASADYQWWSGLVRNCIEFGAYPQLTELREGLITVDYMTRAMVHISRKEDAIGRKFNLIASPDTNLTLEAFFALLQKHYPFQLKGLPYREWRAIWENDSSNRLYPLTSLFRDNMHEGLSTVELYQHTYVWDCENVVNFLKDSDIREPVFDKQLLDQYLQYLGIPVS from the coding sequence ATGAAAACCTCACATCTACAGACCGACGACATCCCGGTTTCAGGCATCGCTTTGACCGCAGATGAAAAACACACGCTCCTCCATCTGTTCAACGACACCCGCCACGAATTCCCGGCCCACGAAACACTGATGTCCCTATTCGCCCGGCAGGTGCGACAAACTCCTTTGCATACCGCCGTGGAATGCCAGGGGAGAAGCATCACCTACCAGGAGCTTGACGAACAAAGCAACCGGGTGGCCAATTGCCTGCTCGCGCACGATGCGGGTGCAGGCAAGTTTGTGCCCGTCTGGTTCGACCGTTCCATCGAATGGCTCGCAGCCGTGATCGGCATCCTGAAAACGGGTGCGGCCTACATTCCCATCGACCCGGCTTACCCGCTCAAACGGGTGGAGTACATCCTTTCCGATGCGGGCGCGGCGCTCATCATCACTGGCAAAACCCACGGGGCTTCGCTGCAGCAGGGCGGCGGAACGAAAATCCTGTACATCGAAGACATGGCTGCCTTCGACGCAACACCGGTCGCAACGCCGGCCAATGAACTGGCTTATGTCATTTATACCTCCGGTTCCACGGGCAATCCCAAAGGTGTTATGATCAGGCAGGAGGCGGTGGTGAACCTCATTACCTGGCATATTCACCGGTTCGGCGTCAGCACCGCCAGCCGGTTGACGCTGGTGGCCGGTCTTGCGTTCGACATTTCCGTCTGGGAAATATGGTCGGCCCTGTTATCCGGTGCTACTCTTTGTATTGCGGGGAATGAAGAGCGCACCCACGCGCAGACCCTGCTGGAATTCTACCGCCGCAACCGCATCACGCACGCCTTTACCCCGGCCGTGCTGGCGCCCGGTATCGTGGAGCGGAGCAGCGGCGACAAATCGTTGCAGCTCGAGTATCTCTTCACGGGCGGTGAGCAGCTGCAGCCGGTGCTGACGGGCTCCCTGTCTTACACGCTCGTGGATTATTACGGCCCCACGGAATGCACCATCTTCGCCACCTACCGGCTGGTGAAAGATAAAAACGGCGCGTATGTATCATCCATCGGCACGCCGGTGGCCAACACCCAGGCCTATGTGATCGGGCAGCAGGATGAGCTCCTGCCCGTGGGTGCAACGGGAGAGCTTTGCATCAGCGGCATTTGCCTGTCGCCGGGTTACCTGCACAACGAAACGCTGACGGCAGAGAAGTTCATCCCGCATCCGTTTATCCCCGGCGAAAAATTGTACCGCACGGGCGACCTCGCCTGCCGGCTGCCGGACGGGAGTATCCGTTTTCTCGGGCGTATCGACAACCAGGTCAAGATCAGGGGGTTCCGGATCGAGCTCGGAGAGATCGAACGCAGCCTGCTGAAAATACCCGGCATCAGCAACGCCGTGGTGATCGCCAAAGAAAATACGCGGCACCAGAAATATCTCATCGCATTTTATGTGCAGGAAGGCGCCCCTGATCTGGCCACCATCCGCCAGGAGCTCAGGGCCGAACTGCCCGGCTATATGATACCGGCGCAGTTCATCCCGGTGGCTGCGATTCCTTTAACGCCCAACGGGAAAGCGGACAAGGCCCGGCTGGCGGAGCTGGCCGCGCAGCACGCGGAAGATACCGTGCTCGCCGAACCGCCGTCCAACGACACCGAACGTGTGATTTCGGAAATATGGGCGAGGGAACTGGAGCGCCCGGTGATCAATATGACCGATAACTTTTTCGATATCGGCGGCGATTCGCTGCTCGTGGCGGTGGTTACCGCAGCCATGCGTCACCATCTGCAGGTAAAAACGTATATGCGTGACATTTACGAATATCCCGTGCTGCAGGATCTGGCGGCGATGCTGATCGGTCGCGCTACGGAAGGGGAGCAGGAGCTGCCCGTGGAAGACGTGGAGCCTTACGTGGAATTGCAGAACGATGTGTTCCTCGCGCCCGGCACCTCGTTTGCCGGCACCTTCGATGCTTCCGTGCTCAGTAAACCTTCCGCGATCTTCCTGACGGGTGCTACGGGCTTCGTCGGCATTCACCTGCTGGCCGACCTGTTGCAACAAACGTCGGCCGACATCTATTGCCTCGTGCGGGCGAAAGACGAATACCAGGCGATGGAAAAGATCATGCAGTGTTTTTCGCGGTACCGCATCGATGTGGCGCTTGAACTGCAGAAGCGGATCATCCCGGTAACGGGCGACCTGTCGAAGATTTTCCTCGGCCTGCCGGAAAAACAGTACCGCTTCCTCTCGCAGAAGATCGACGTGATCTATCACTCCGGCAGTTCGGTGAATTTCATCGAGCCCTATTCTTACATGAAAGCGCCGAATGTGACCGGCATCCGGGAGATCATCCGGCTGGCCGGCGCGGTGAAACTGAAGTGCCTCGTTTTATTGTCGACTATCTCCGTGTACAGCTGGGGCCATGTGTTCACCCACAAAACGGTGATGAAGGAAACCGACGACATCGCCCAGAACCTGCTGGCGGTGAGCAAAGACATCGGTTACGTGCGCAGCAAATGGGTGATGGAAGCCATTGCCGATCTCGCCGCCGCGGAAGGCCTGCCGGTGATCACTTACCGCCTCGGTTACGCGATGTGCCACAGCACCAGCGGCGCCAGCGCGGATTACCAGTGGTGGTCGGGCCTGGTTCGGAACTGCATCGAGTTCGGCGCATACCCACAACTGACGGAGCTTCGCGAAGGACTGATCACGGTCGATTATATGACCCGCGCGATGGTGCATATTTCGCGGAAGGAAGATGCGATCGGGCGCAAGTTCAACCTCATCGCCTCACCCGACACCAATCTCACCCTCGAAGCGTTTTTCGCCCTGCTCCAGAAGCACTATCCTTTCCAGCTGAAAGGGTTGCCGTACCGCGAGTGGAGGGCCATCTGGGAAAACGACAGCAGCAACCGCCTGTACCCGCTCACCAGTTTGTTCCGCGACAACATGCACGAAGGCCTGTCGACCGTAGAGCTTTACCAGCACACCTACGTCTGGGATTGCGAAAACGTGGTGAATTTCCTGAAGGACAGTGATATCCGGGAGCCGGTGTTCGACAAACAACTGCTCGACCAGTACCTGCAATATCTCGGCATTCCTGTGTCATGA
- a CDS encoding acyl-CoA dehydrogenase family protein, translating to MDTSGFDFTHAANQPPVLEDYNSFTSHPALRQATAVYGSQQTAMRAAAFGAIMGSRAMQQAGHLANKHTPVLKTHDRFGNRLDVVEFHPAYHEMMAVAIRHGVHTGAWTPGGSYLEHAVLSYLKQQIDEGSSCPLTMTFAVVPSLQIAPGIADEWLPRVLSTEYDERHIPYYDKKGCTFGMAMTEPQGGSDVRANITYAKPAGNGVYHITGRKWFCSAPMSDAFLVLAQTEKGLGCFLVPRFTPDGDKNKLYFQRLKDKLGNRSNASGEAEFHGAWARIIGEEGRGIANIMEMVRHTRLDCAIGSAATMQRAVAEAVHHCRHREAFGKKLIAQPLMKNVLADLCLESEAATALALRLAKAFDDAAASEEALHFSRIATAVGKFWNTKRAVLVLGEALECTGGNGYVEESIMPRLYRDVPVNAIWEGSGNIQALDVLRAMRKEPAAVEALMNHLHAAKGRHNALDGQLRQLQQLLSQPEEFEYRARIITEKIALCLQAIALFDTAPVAVAEMFCSARLADQRNLSWGTLMDERLADEITGRCFNG from the coding sequence ATGGATACTTCCGGTTTTGATTTCACGCACGCCGCCAACCAGCCGCCGGTGCTGGAAGACTACAATTCATTTACTTCCCATCCCGCCCTGCGGCAGGCGACTGCCGTGTACGGCAGCCAGCAGACGGCCATGCGTGCCGCCGCTTTCGGCGCCATCATGGGCAGCCGCGCGATGCAGCAGGCAGGGCACCTCGCCAACAAACACACACCGGTACTAAAAACGCACGACCGTTTCGGCAACCGCCTCGATGTGGTGGAATTTCATCCCGCCTACCACGAGATGATGGCCGTTGCGATCCGGCATGGCGTGCATACCGGCGCGTGGACGCCCGGCGGCAGTTACCTCGAACATGCCGTGCTCTCGTACCTCAAACAGCAGATCGACGAAGGCAGCAGTTGCCCGCTGACGATGACGTTTGCCGTGGTGCCCTCGCTGCAGATAGCGCCCGGCATTGCGGACGAATGGCTGCCCCGTGTGTTATCGACCGAATACGACGAACGCCACATTCCCTACTATGATAAAAAAGGCTGCACCTTCGGCATGGCGATGACGGAACCGCAGGGCGGCAGCGACGTGCGGGCCAACATCACGTATGCGAAACCGGCCGGCAACGGCGTATACCACATTACCGGCAGGAAATGGTTTTGCAGTGCGCCGATGAGCGACGCCTTCCTGGTGCTGGCGCAAACCGAAAAGGGCCTCGGCTGTTTTCTCGTGCCGAGGTTCACGCCGGACGGCGACAAGAACAAACTTTATTTCCAGCGGCTGAAAGATAAACTGGGCAACCGATCCAACGCTTCCGGCGAAGCGGAGTTCCATGGCGCCTGGGCCCGCATCATCGGCGAAGAAGGCCGCGGTATCGCCAACATCATGGAGATGGTGCGTCATACCCGCCTCGATTGTGCGATCGGATCCGCCGCCACCATGCAGCGCGCCGTGGCGGAAGCGGTGCATCACTGCAGGCACCGCGAGGCGTTCGGCAAAAAACTCATCGCACAACCGTTGATGAAAAACGTGCTGGCGGATCTGTGCCTCGAGTCGGAAGCCGCCACCGCCCTGGCCCTGCGCCTCGCCAAAGCATTCGACGATGCCGCTGCCAGCGAAGAGGCCCTGCACTTCTCCCGCATCGCCACCGCCGTAGGGAAATTCTGGAATACCAAAAGAGCGGTGCTCGTGCTCGGGGAAGCGCTCGAATGCACCGGCGGCAATGGTTACGTGGAAGAATCCATCATGCCGCGGCTCTATCGCGACGTGCCGGTGAATGCGATCTGGGAAGGCTCGGGAAACATACAGGCGCTGGATGTGCTGCGCGCGATGCGCAAGGAACCCGCCGCGGTGGAAGCGCTGATGAACCACCTGCATGCGGCCAAAGGCCGGCACAACGCGCTCGACGGACAATTGCGCCAGCTGCAGCAGCTGCTGTCGCAGCCGGAGGAATTCGAATACCGCGCCCGTATCATCACGGAAAAGATAGCGCTGTGCCTCCAGGCCATCGCCCTCTTTGACACGGCGCCCGTGGCCGTTGCCGAAATGTTCTGTTCGGCGAGGCTCGCCGATCAGCGTAACCTGAGCTGGGGCACGCTGATGGACGAACGGCTGGCGGATGAAATAACGGGAAGGTGTTTTAACGGCTGA
- a CDS encoding RNA polymerase sigma factor encodes MMDQPYSTLSDTALADLLKSGDQSAFAQIYDRYWRVIYGHVYKMLQDEEEAKDVLQEVFSEIWVKREQPYTNLSGYLYVSARHKVLNLIRKNKYQSAYLSSLAGFAADHSTATLERLDEKDLAAAIEREIQALPPRMKEVFELSRKENLSYKEIALRLGISDKTVKKQMYKSLQQIRLNLKDAGAMTIVILASMRG; translated from the coding sequence ATGATGGATCAGCCATACAGCACATTATCGGATACGGCGTTGGCAGACTTGTTGAAGTCTGGCGACCAGTCTGCTTTTGCGCAGATCTACGACCGTTACTGGCGGGTCATTTACGGGCACGTGTACAAGATGCTGCAGGATGAAGAGGAAGCCAAAGACGTGTTGCAGGAGGTGTTCAGCGAAATCTGGGTAAAAAGGGAACAGCCGTATACCAACCTCTCCGGATACCTGTATGTATCGGCGCGGCACAAAGTGCTCAACCTCATCCGGAAGAACAAATACCAGAGCGCTTACCTGAGCAGCCTGGCGGGTTTCGCCGCCGATCACAGCACCGCCACCCTCGAACGGCTGGATGAAAAAGACCTGGCCGCGGCCATCGAACGGGAAATACAGGCCCTGCCGCCGCGCATGAAAGAAGTGTTCGAGCTGAGCCGGAAAGAAAACCTGAGTTACAAGGAGATCGCCCTGCGCCTGGGCATCTCGGATAAAACCGTAAAAAAGCAGATGTATAAATCCCTGCAACAGATTCGCCTGAACCTGAAAGATGCCGGCGCCATGACCATCGTGATACTGGCCAGCATGCGCGGATAA
- a CDS encoding FecR family protein, with protein sequence MNEQQAAELLKKYLDGTATGPERAMVERWYETEAAKKQLSGEGDFEHLGAELWAGTLERAGLPQRSGRVRRLTWYRVAAAVAVLLAVGGGLMFYLGRATTSSPAIVTVTPPAQVLPGSNKAVLTLGNGDVISLNDAANGEIAQQGGARISKTQEGQLLYEQEGAAAGTAKPNTISTPRGGHYRIDLPDGTRVWLNAASRLTFPPSFAGLAERRVELSGEAYFEVAKDAARPFKVISQANTVEVLGTAFNINAYNDEPDVKTTLVQGAVKVNGSTLRPGQQAVLHNGNTSVREAETAVETAWKNGEFIFSGQDFKTVMRMISRWYDVDVVYETEPRRFRIGGEVSRNRNIREVLKMLEVTGNVKFTVEGRTVKVIR encoded by the coding sequence ATGAACGAACAACAGGCAGCTGAACTTCTGAAAAAATATCTCGACGGCACGGCCACAGGCCCCGAGCGCGCCATGGTAGAACGCTGGTACGAGACCGAAGCGGCTAAAAAACAGCTGTCCGGCGAGGGCGACTTCGAGCATCTCGGCGCGGAGCTCTGGGCGGGCACCCTCGAAAGGGCCGGCCTTCCGCAACGGAGCGGGCGGGTGCGCCGCCTCACCTGGTACAGGGTGGCTGCCGCAGTGGCGGTATTGCTGGCGGTAGGGGGCGGACTGATGTTTTACCTGGGCCGGGCGACGACTTCTTCTCCGGCAATAGTTACTGTTACGCCGCCCGCACAGGTGCTGCCCGGCAGTAACAAAGCCGTGCTGACGCTCGGCAATGGCGATGTGATTTCGCTGAATGATGCCGCCAACGGAGAGATCGCCCAACAGGGCGGTGCCCGCATATCGAAAACACAGGAAGGGCAGCTGTTGTACGAACAGGAGGGTGCCGCTGCCGGTACCGCCAAACCCAATACGATCAGCACGCCAAGGGGCGGGCATTACCGGATAGATCTGCCCGATGGTACGCGCGTGTGGCTGAATGCCGCATCCAGGCTTACTTTCCCGCCTTCGTTTGCCGGGTTGGCGGAGCGGCGCGTGGAACTCAGCGGGGAAGCATATTTCGAAGTAGCCAAAGACGCGGCCAGACCGTTTAAAGTGATCAGCCAGGCCAATACCGTGGAGGTGCTGGGCACGGCTTTTAATATCAATGCATACAACGACGAGCCGGATGTAAAGACCACCCTGGTGCAGGGTGCCGTAAAAGTCAACGGCAGCACGCTCAGGCCCGGCCAGCAGGCCGTATTGCACAACGGGAATACCAGCGTGCGCGAAGCGGAAACAGCCGTGGAAACGGCCTGGAAAAACGGGGAGTTCATCTTTTCCGGGCAGGACTTCAAAACGGTGATGCGCATGATCTCGCGCTGGTACGACGTGGATGTGGTTTATGAAACCGAGCCGCGCCGGTTCCGCATCGGCGGCGAAGTGTCGAGAAACAGGAACATCCGCGAAGTGCTGAAAATGCTCGAAGTAACGGGCAACGTGAAATTTACAGTAGAAGGAAGAACGGTTAAAGTGATCAGATAA